In a genomic window of Sutcliffiella sp. FSL R7-0096:
- a CDS encoding spore germination protein, giving the protein MPAIVGAVSVNSIGNSGIFHIGDVFQMSPVSSAKTFAGAGSFNTGDNISVSNTNSQTNTYDQDVNDQPVALNM; this is encoded by the coding sequence ATGCCAGCAATCGTCGGAGCTGTAAGTGTTAACAGCATCGGTAACTCCGGGATATTTCATATCGGGGACGTTTTCCAGATGTCTCCGGTCAGTTCAGCTAAAACATTTGCAGGAGCCGGAAGCTTTAATACAGGAGACAATATTTCAGTAAGCAACACCAACAGCCAGACAAATACGTATGACCAGGACGTCAATGATCAACCAGTGGCGTTAAATATGTAG
- a CDS encoding DUF418 domain-containing protein: MQAAPIQEKERIVALDIIRGIAILGIFLVNMPSFFSPMLYVNMKTYWSETRDIVVMNGVDILAQASFYTLFSFLFGYGFIIFVKRVAEKNLSVPKYFSRRLIVLLVIGVIHAFFIWHGDILITYALCGFLLLVMRNMSSKAMVWTGLLLIVIPTILLSLLMLLVSMTMGDADLYSTLKGNVGQSLEVYANGTFMEITKQRISDWSFVNIANFFFIVLSVLPMFLIGAAAAKSNWLEKVEEHLSGMKKLWLLTLVLALIFKLLPYYTQQNYATEYLQDGIGGPASAVFYFLTVVLVTRTSLGLKLLSPFQYVGKMSLTNYLFQSVVCSLIFYSYGLGLYGSFTPFQGLWLVLGIYVFQIIISRIWVYNFYYGPMEWLWRVGTYGNRPKFKKM; the protein is encoded by the coding sequence ATGCAAGCGGCACCGATACAAGAAAAAGAGAGAATTGTAGCATTGGATATTATTAGGGGGATCGCGATATTAGGTATTTTCCTAGTGAATATGCCTTCGTTCTTTTCACCAATGCTGTATGTGAACATGAAAACATATTGGTCAGAAACCAGGGACATCGTTGTAATGAATGGCGTGGATATTCTTGCTCAGGCAAGCTTTTACACACTATTTTCGTTTTTGTTTGGGTATGGATTTATTATTTTTGTAAAAAGGGTGGCTGAGAAAAATCTATCTGTACCCAAATATTTTTCTAGGAGACTAATCGTATTGCTGGTGATAGGAGTGATCCATGCATTCTTCATATGGCATGGGGATATTCTTATTACATATGCATTATGCGGATTTCTATTATTAGTGATGAGGAATATGTCATCAAAAGCAATGGTGTGGACGGGGCTTTTGCTCATTGTGATACCAACAATCCTGTTATCGTTATTAATGCTTCTTGTGTCCATGACAATGGGGGACGCAGATCTCTATTCCACATTAAAAGGGAATGTTGGACAATCTTTGGAGGTATATGCGAATGGAACGTTTATGGAGATAACCAAACAGCGTATTTCCGATTGGTCCTTTGTTAATATAGCAAACTTCTTTTTTATCGTGCTTTCCGTATTGCCAATGTTTCTTATTGGGGCAGCAGCAGCTAAATCGAACTGGCTAGAAAAAGTGGAAGAGCATCTATCAGGAATGAAAAAGCTGTGGCTATTAACTCTTGTCCTGGCACTGATCTTTAAGCTGCTTCCGTATTATACGCAACAAAACTATGCTACGGAATATTTACAAGATGGCATAGGTGGTCCGGCAAGTGCAGTGTTCTATTTCCTTACGGTTGTATTGGTTACCAGAACGAGCTTAGGGTTAAAGCTGTTATCTCCGTTCCAATATGTAGGGAAAATGAGCTTGACCAATTATTTGTTCCAATCTGTTGTATGTTCCTTGATTTTTTACAGTTATGGATTAGGGTTATATGGTTCATTCACTCCGTTTCAAGGACTCTGGCTTGTACTAGGAATATATGTCTTCCAAATTATTATCAGTAGAATATGGGTGTATAATTTCTATTATGGACCGATGGAATGGCTATGGAGAGTTGGAACTTACGGCAACAGACCAAAATTTAAAAAGATGTGA
- a CDS encoding aspartyl-phosphate phosphatase Spo0E family protein has product MLALKIELKRQQMIHCAKEYGFTASQTVRCSQELDVLLNKQSQQQLRLMENQNKYSFAQ; this is encoded by the coding sequence ATGTTGGCATTAAAAATCGAATTAAAAAGACAGCAAATGATTCATTGCGCAAAAGAATACGGATTTACTGCGTCACAAACTGTCAGATGCAGTCAGGAATTAGATGTACTGCTGAATAAACAATCGCAACAGCAACTTCGTCTAATGGAAAATCAAAATAAATATTCCTTTGCACAATGA
- a CDS encoding fumarylacetoacetate hydrolase family protein — MHFVTMEIQGEIRIGLTDEAQHYVLDLHKAQKELGNGTVWPSTLLGGIEQGGSFVESVSMLRDRVFMQRDSESYFYPMKEVHLHAPIPKPLKNIFCVGKNYRDHVLEMGSEGDIPEHIMIFTKAPTSVIGPGASIESHENLTDQLDYEGELAIVIGKSGKGISMENAMDHVFGYTIVNDITARDMQKKHKQFFLGKSLDGSCPMGPAIVHKSFIENPHSLMLETKVNGEVRQRESTELMIFSIPEIIATLSKGMTLEPGDVIATGTPAGVGKGFEPPRFLKKGDMVEVSVEKMGTLKNVVV; from the coding sequence ATGCATTTTGTAACGATGGAAATACAAGGTGAGATAAGAATTGGATTAACTGATGAGGCTCAACATTATGTACTTGATCTACACAAAGCACAGAAAGAATTAGGTAATGGGACAGTATGGCCATCCACCCTATTGGGAGGAATAGAACAGGGAGGGTCCTTTGTCGAAAGTGTTTCCATGTTAAGAGATCGAGTCTTTATGCAAAGGGACTCTGAATCTTATTTTTATCCGATGAAGGAAGTTCATCTTCATGCTCCTATCCCAAAGCCGCTTAAGAACATCTTCTGTGTTGGAAAAAACTATCGTGACCATGTTCTTGAAATGGGAAGTGAAGGGGATATCCCTGAGCATATCATGATTTTCACAAAGGCTCCTACTTCTGTAATAGGCCCAGGTGCTTCCATTGAAAGCCATGAAAATCTTACAGACCAATTGGATTATGAAGGGGAGCTGGCTATTGTCATCGGTAAATCAGGCAAGGGCATTTCTATGGAGAATGCCATGGATCACGTATTCGGTTACACCATCGTCAATGATATTACTGCAAGGGATATGCAGAAAAAGCATAAACAGTTCTTTTTAGGGAAAAGTCTGGATGGATCTTGTCCGATGGGGCCGGCAATTGTCCATAAATCATTTATTGAAAATCCACATAGCTTGATGTTGGAAACGAAAGTGAATGGGGAGGTCCGCCAACGTGAATCTACTGAACTGATGATTTTCTCGATACCTGAAATCATCGCCACCCTTTCAAAGGGGATGACCTTGGAGCCTGGGGATGTCATAGCAACCGGAACCCCTGCTGGAGTTGGAAAAGGCTTTGAACCTCCTCGCTTTTTGAAAAAGGGAGATATGGTAGAGGTAAGTGTGGAAAAAATGGGAACATTGAAGAATGTTGTGGTTTGA
- a CDS encoding ornithine--oxo-acid transaminase: MTTKTHDIISITEKFGANNYHPLPIVISKAEGVWVEDPEGNKYMDMLSAYSAVNQGHRHPKIIQALKDQADKITLTSRAFHNDQLGPWYEKMANLTKKNMVLPMNTGAEAVETAVKAVRRWAYDVKDVPVNQAEIIVCEDNFHGRTMTAVSMSSSEEYQQGFGPMLPGIKVIPYGSIEALKGAITPNTAAFIFEPIQGEAGINIPAEGFLSEAYEVCKANNVLYVADEIQAGLGRSGKLFACDWENVEPDMYILGKALGGGVFPISCVAANKDILGVFNPGSHGSTFGGNPLACAVSMAALEVLEEEELVERSFELGNYMMEELRTINNPIIKEVRGRGLFIGVELTEAARPYCEKLKEEGLLCKETHETVIRFAPPLVISKKDLDWAIGKVKQVLSV; encoded by the coding sequence ATGACAACCAAAACGCATGACATCATCAGTATCACAGAAAAATTCGGTGCCAATAACTATCACCCGCTACCAATCGTCATCTCAAAAGCAGAAGGGGTTTGGGTGGAAGATCCGGAAGGCAACAAGTACATGGATATGTTAAGTGCCTATTCCGCCGTTAATCAGGGGCATCGTCACCCGAAAATCATACAAGCCTTAAAAGACCAGGCAGATAAAATTACGCTGACATCCCGGGCTTTTCATAATGACCAGCTTGGGCCTTGGTATGAAAAGATGGCTAACCTCACAAAGAAAAACATGGTACTACCTATGAACACCGGTGCAGAAGCTGTGGAAACAGCAGTAAAGGCTGTTCGTCGCTGGGCTTATGACGTAAAAGATGTACCTGTCAACCAAGCAGAAATCATCGTTTGTGAAGACAATTTTCACGGCCGTACGATGACCGCTGTATCCATGTCTTCCAGTGAAGAGTATCAACAAGGTTTCGGTCCTATGCTTCCTGGAATCAAGGTTATTCCTTACGGTAGCATCGAAGCGCTTAAAGGTGCAATCACACCTAACACTGCCGCTTTCATTTTTGAACCAATCCAAGGGGAGGCCGGCATTAATATCCCTGCTGAAGGATTCCTTTCTGAAGCTTATGAAGTTTGTAAAGCCAACAACGTATTGTACGTGGCCGATGAAATCCAGGCTGGCCTTGGACGTTCAGGTAAACTTTTCGCTTGTGACTGGGAAAATGTCGAGCCTGATATGTACATATTAGGAAAAGCGCTTGGCGGAGGGGTATTCCCGATCTCCTGCGTAGCAGCGAACAAAGACATCCTTGGTGTTTTCAACCCAGGCTCCCACGGCTCCACTTTCGGAGGAAACCCATTGGCTTGTGCTGTTTCAATGGCGGCACTGGAAGTTCTTGAAGAAGAAGAGTTGGTTGAGCGTTCCTTTGAACTTGGTAACTATATGATGGAAGAGTTACGTACCATCAATAATCCTATAATTAAAGAAGTGCGCGGTCGCGGACTCTTTATCGGTGTGGAACTGACAGAGGCAGCTCGCCCTTATTGTGAAAAGTTAAAAGAAGAAGGTTTATTGTGCAAAGAAACGCATGAAACGGTAATCCGTTTTGCGCCGCCTTTAGTGATTTCCAAGAAAGATCTGGATTGGGCAATTGGTAAAGTGAAGCAAGTATTATCTGTTTAA
- a CDS encoding DUF1516 family protein: MTHAHISTWAIALILFVVVLVLTKVGKEKGAKITSMVLRLFYILIVVTGLQLGWGWITNGQYVLKMVLGIVVIGLMEMISVRTRKGKSTVVVWILFVLALAYIIHLGFSLPM; encoded by the coding sequence ATGACACATGCGCATATTTCCACATGGGCAATCGCACTCATTTTGTTTGTTGTTGTGCTTGTACTGACAAAGGTAGGAAAAGAAAAAGGTGCTAAAATCACATCGATGGTATTGAGATTGTTCTACATATTGATTGTTGTAACGGGATTGCAGCTTGGCTGGGGCTGGATTACAAATGGACAATATGTATTGAAAATGGTATTGGGTATCGTGGTAATCGGTTTGATGGAGATGATCTCTGTCCGTACAAGAAAAGGAAAGTCTACTGTTGTAGTATGGATACTATTCGTGTTGGCTTTAGCTTATATCATCCATTTGGGCTTTAGTTTACCGATGTAA
- a CDS encoding DUF2777 family protein: MNLQKRKSIIYEQKRSFSCGTIENINDQWIFFEAEDDEAFLLEEISEEGIEILLSNEWVPGVLLETGQVILHTKHLYELNNGDAVRVRKKLPQPYMELLEELSEDAFTKFTTLLNKSNISLYDCIYCHNTMQFMDHVKEPSGVNFLVYDNETFICSVQHHFTRGKSMTDRFEYTLQTGKRYMFTNMERRKAE; encoded by the coding sequence GTGAATCTTCAAAAACGAAAAAGCATCATCTACGAGCAAAAACGCTCTTTTTCTTGTGGGACAATTGAGAATATAAATGACCAGTGGATTTTTTTTGAGGCAGAGGATGATGAAGCATTTTTGCTAGAGGAGATTTCTGAAGAGGGCATTGAGATCCTTCTTTCCAATGAGTGGGTACCTGGTGTGCTTCTGGAAACCGGGCAAGTAATCTTACATACGAAACATCTATATGAATTGAATAACGGGGATGCAGTTCGAGTCCGCAAAAAGCTTCCACAACCTTACATGGAACTGTTAGAGGAACTTTCAGAGGATGCTTTCACGAAATTCACCACATTATTAAATAAGTCCAACATTTCACTTTATGACTGTATTTACTGTCACAATACAATGCAGTTTATGGACCATGTGAAAGAACCATCGGGAGTGAACTTCTTGGTCTACGATAATGAAACATTTATTTGCTCCGTTCAACACCATTTTACTCGGGGTAAATCGATGACAGACCGCTTTGAATACACTCTCCAGACAGGGAAACGGTATATGTTTACAAATATGGAACGCAGAAAAGCGGAATAA
- the asnB gene encoding asparagine synthase (glutamine-hydrolyzing) translates to MCGITGWIDFKKDIKDQKDIVEKMAETLSFRGPDDTNVWMGRHVAFGHKRLAVVDLEGGKQPMTRTKAEKKFTICYNGELYNTEDIRRELLKRGYSFRGHSDTEVLLTAYMEWKEECVHHLNGIFAFAIWDEEKEQLFIARDRLGVKPFFYHESQGVFIFGSELKALLAHPDVSSKVGYDGLAEIFGLGPSRSPGHGLFHDIKELRPAHLLVLSRRGGLKIKRYWNVESKPHTDTLDETVEKVRYLFTDAVTRQLVSDVPVCTFLSGGLDSSAITAIAANAFKREGKPPLNTYSIDYEENDKYFKANEFQPNSDEKWIRRMTETFGTVHHRSVISQTNLAAYLKEAVLVRDQPGMADIDSSLLWFCREIKQNYVVSLSGECADEIFGGYPWFHRPEDLASSNFPWMRSTQARMELLRPEWSRKLKLDEYITSKFEETVRETPRLEGESLLESRRRELFYLNMIWFMTTLLDRKDRMSMGASLEVRVPFADHRLVEYVWNIPWEMKMHGNREKGILRKALEGILPEEVLYRKKSPYPKTHHPVYTKLVRNWLEEILQDNTSPLLEFFDKKKLQDIVSSEGKAFQVPWFGQLMTGPQLLAHLAQIHVWFTHYGVTIKE, encoded by the coding sequence ATGTGTGGTATTACAGGATGGATTGATTTCAAAAAGGATATTAAAGATCAGAAGGATATAGTGGAAAAAATGGCGGAAACATTATCGTTTCGTGGGCCTGATGATACTAATGTCTGGATGGGCCGTCATGTGGCATTTGGACATAAACGACTGGCTGTTGTCGACTTGGAGGGCGGCAAACAGCCGATGACAAGAACGAAAGCAGAAAAGAAGTTTACCATTTGTTACAATGGCGAACTTTATAATACAGAGGACATCAGAAGGGAGCTTCTCAAGAGGGGATACTCTTTCCGTGGTCATTCTGATACAGAGGTGCTGCTGACTGCCTATATGGAATGGAAGGAAGAATGTGTCCACCATTTGAATGGAATTTTTGCGTTTGCGATCTGGGATGAAGAAAAAGAGCAATTGTTCATCGCGAGGGACCGGCTTGGGGTGAAGCCGTTTTTCTACCATGAATCACAGGGGGTATTCATTTTTGGATCGGAATTAAAAGCGCTGCTCGCCCATCCGGATGTATCAAGCAAAGTCGGATATGATGGATTGGCAGAAATCTTTGGTCTTGGTCCATCCCGTTCTCCTGGCCATGGATTATTCCATGATATAAAGGAACTCCGTCCGGCTCACCTTCTTGTATTATCGAGAAGGGGCGGATTAAAGATAAAGCGCTATTGGAATGTGGAAAGCAAGCCACATACGGACACGCTCGACGAAACCGTGGAAAAGGTCCGCTACTTATTTACCGATGCGGTGACAAGGCAATTGGTATCGGATGTACCGGTATGTACGTTCCTTTCGGGGGGACTTGATTCAAGTGCGATAACCGCGATTGCTGCCAATGCTTTCAAGAGGGAAGGAAAGCCGCCATTAAATACGTATTCCATTGATTACGAGGAAAACGATAAATATTTCAAAGCGAATGAGTTCCAGCCAAACTCCGATGAGAAATGGATTAGAAGGATGACAGAAACCTTTGGGACGGTACATCACCGTTCCGTCATATCACAAACAAATCTCGCGGCCTATTTAAAAGAAGCCGTCCTAGTGCGGGACCAACCGGGAATGGCGGACATTGATTCCTCGCTGTTATGGTTCTGCCGGGAAATAAAACAAAACTATGTAGTTAGCCTTTCAGGGGAATGTGCCGATGAGATTTTTGGTGGATATCCGTGGTTTCATAGACCAGAGGACTTGGCTTCTAGTAATTTCCCCTGGATGCGTTCGACACAGGCAAGGATGGAGCTACTCCGACCGGAATGGAGTAGAAAGTTGAAGCTGGATGAATATATTACATCCAAATTTGAAGAAACCGTGAGGGAAACGCCAAGATTAGAAGGGGAAAGCCTATTGGAATCTCGTAGGCGGGAACTTTTCTATTTGAATATGATATGGTTTATGACAACTCTCCTAGATCGGAAGGATAGGATGAGTATGGGAGCAAGCCTTGAGGTCCGAGTCCCATTTGCAGACCATCGTTTAGTAGAATACGTTTGGAATATCCCTTGGGAAATGAAAATGCATGGCAATAGGGAGAAAGGGATATTGCGGAAGGCTTTGGAAGGAATATTGCCAGAGGAAGTTCTCTATCGCAAGAAGAGTCCCTATCCAAAGACCCACCATCCTGTTTATACAAAACTGGTCAGAAATTGGCTGGAGGAGATTCTACAAGATAATACTAGTCCACTTCTTGAATTTTTCGATAAAAAGAAGCTGCAAGACATTGTATCCTCGGAAGGAAAAGCCTTTCAGGTTCCTTGGTTTGGTCAACTGATGACAGGTCCACAGCTTCTGGCTCACCTTGCACAAATTCATGTATGGTTTACTCATTACGGAGTAACAATAAAGGAATAA